The proteins below are encoded in one region of Thermococcus peptonophilus:
- a CDS encoding Na+/H+ antiporter subunit E: MSRMHFYLRQRLEEVRKRVLYESYEAQKLPAWERVGITWLTLLVFWIIISGKFSPSHVITGALVTLLIAIITRDFLTDDIRRTGHLLSKATYIFLFLVPQYLFIMAFRLLESNLRVVKNVIFMDINPGIVKVKADLHSDTGLTVLANSITLTPGTLTLDVSKKLGESYLYVHWIDVETLDQERAGVKIKGELEEWLKKIFW, encoded by the coding sequence ATGAGCCGCATGCATTTCTACCTCAGACAGCGTCTTGAAGAAGTCCGAAAGAGGGTTCTCTACGAGAGCTATGAGGCCCAAAAGCTTCCAGCATGGGAACGGGTTGGGATAACGTGGCTAACCCTTCTTGTATTCTGGATAATCATAAGCGGGAAGTTCTCGCCATCGCACGTAATTACCGGGGCCCTCGTGACGCTTCTGATAGCGATTATAACGAGGGACTTTCTCACCGACGATATAAGGCGGACTGGGCATCTCCTCTCGAAGGCGACCTACATATTCCTCTTCCTTGTCCCACAGTACCTCTTCATCATGGCCTTTCGACTGCTCGAGAGCAACCTCAGGGTCGTCAAAAACGTGATCTTCATGGACATAAACCCTGGGATAGTGAAGGTAAAGGCGGATCTTCACTCAGATACTGGTCTAACTGTCCTTGCGAACTCTATAACGCTCACACCTGGAACTCTAACGCTCGATGTCAGCAAAAAGCTTGGTGAGTCCTACCTTTACGTTCACTGGATTGATGTTGAGACCCTCGACCAGGAGAGGGCTGGAGTAAAGATAAAGGGGGAGCTCGAGGAATGGCTCAAGAAAATCTTCTGGTAA
- a CDS encoding ribosomal biogenesis protein, producing the protein MMLITTSHRPTRRTRSFGHDLEKVFPNSLYLTRGKKTIQDLLMEAYDRGYERLLIINVWKGNPLKMTFIKVDPEDWGYLGYLYLHGIKLQREIGFRNIPPIREEMPFVVTTAKRVGIDHTAFAQVFAELTGGKFVPRGNKSLQTIADKNNTDVIGVIENYPRGMAVNFYRFDITKERPVGPLILVKIWIMEDGRRWDYKEALGIKPKG; encoded by the coding sequence ATGATGCTGATAACGACATCCCACCGGCCGACCAGGAGAACGAGAAGCTTCGGCCACGATCTGGAGAAAGTCTTTCCCAACTCACTTTACTTGACTAGAGGTAAGAAGACCATCCAGGATCTTCTCATGGAGGCCTACGACAGGGGCTATGAGAGACTTCTAATAATCAACGTCTGGAAGGGCAACCCGCTCAAGATGACCTTCATCAAGGTTGATCCCGAAGACTGGGGATACCTTGGCTACCTCTACCTCCACGGCATAAAGCTCCAGCGCGAGATTGGCTTCAGGAACATACCGCCGATAAGGGAGGAGATGCCCTTCGTGGTTACGACGGCCAAGAGAGTCGGGATAGATCATACGGCCTTCGCCCAGGTCTTCGCAGAACTAACCGGTGGAAAGTTCGTTCCGAGGGGCAACAAGAGCCTTCAGACGATAGCGGACAAGAACAACACCGACGTTATCGGCGTCATAGAGAACTATCCGCGAGGAATGGCCGTGAACTTCTACCGCTTTGACATAACCAAAGAGCGCCCGGTCGGCCCGCTCATCCTCGTCAAAATATGGATAATGGAAGACGGCCGGAGATGGGACTACAAGGAAGCCCTCGGCATCAAGCCGAAGGGGTAG
- a CDS encoding 50S ribosomal protein L37ae, with protein sequence MGRTTKVGSAGRFGPRYGLKIRRRVAAVEARMKQKHVCPVCGRRAVRRISTGIWQCQKCGATFAGGAYLPTTPAGKVAKRVTASKA encoded by the coding sequence ATGGGAAGGACCACCAAGGTTGGTTCAGCTGGAAGGTTTGGCCCCAGGTACGGTCTTAAGATAAGGAGAAGGGTCGCGGCCGTTGAGGCCAGGATGAAGCAGAAGCACGTCTGCCCGGTCTGCGGAAGGAGGGCCGTCAGGAGGATAAGCACTGGAATATGGCAGTGCCAGAAGTGCGGTGCCACCTTTGCCGGCGGTGCCTACCTGCCGACCACCCCGGCAGGAAAGGTCGCCAAGCGCGTTACGGCCTCCAAGGCCTGA
- a CDS encoding DNA-directed RNA polymerase subunit P: MATAVYRCAKCGKEVELDLATAREVRCPYCGSKILYKPRPRVARRVKAI; the protein is encoded by the coding sequence ATGGCGACCGCCGTTTATCGCTGTGCAAAATGCGGTAAGGAAGTCGAGCTTGACCTCGCGACCGCGAGGGAAGTTCGCTGCCCGTACTGCGGCAGCAAGATACTGTACAAGCCCAGGCCTCGCGTTGCCCGCAGGGTCAAGGCCATCTGA